A genomic stretch from Apodemus sylvaticus chromosome 12, mApoSyl1.1, whole genome shotgun sequence includes:
- the LOC127697659 gene encoding cytochrome c oxidase assembly protein COX20, mitochondrial isoform X2 — MAAREPHETEKKPFKLLGILDVENTPCARESILYGSLGSIVTGLGHFLVTSRIRRSCDIGVGGFILVTLGCWFHCRYNFAKQRIQERIAREGIKNKILYESTHLDPERKMKSSNNS, encoded by the exons CCCTTCAAGCTCCTAGGTATTTTAGATGTTGAGAACACTCCATGTGCTCGAGAATCTATACTCTACGGCTCATTAGGATCTATTGTGACTGGACTTGGACATTTCTTGGTGACca GTAGAATTAGAAGATCATGTGATATTGGAGTAGGAGGATTTATCCTGGTGACCTTAGGATGCTG GTTCCACTGTAGGTATAATTTTGCTAAGCAGAGGATCCAGGAAAGAATTGCCAgagaaggaataaaaaataagattttatatGAAAGCACCCACCTTGAtcctgaaagaaaaatgaagagcaGTAACAACAGCTAA